In one Carettochelys insculpta isolate YL-2023 chromosome 6, ASM3395843v1, whole genome shotgun sequence genomic region, the following are encoded:
- the LOC142014991 gene encoding perforin-1-like: MPRSRDFILLLFLFLFPGVSTYCYMSTAEECSKVTASVPGHHLVREGIDITTLSATGTYLVDTDLRVSPNGTCTLCRNPLQGQVQRAPLAVVDWKVNVLCNQDISSSVEESAVGAARVKAADVTNDWKKDLVLPGEPRLQAVQGTQSRLTNYAYEKEQQDRHMFVLQELSCVYYSMRVRPDPPLMPDFSWAVSQLPPVYESTTYRQFLTRFGTHYMSQAVLGGRVRKLSAIPTCRAVLDGLTTTEIQQRLVSQFRQELGLAQSLSSPHDYEQSSQDSWSSQAPYMDGNAEVTGGHGHGNLLSATKQDPAALSSWMESLKGSPGLVSYSLAPIHTLLGSANPRREALRQAVKEYVLERGQRKCPRRCPQGGRADPLDPCKCHCSGDPLINSKCCSLQRGTARLKVRVLSGQDLKGDLMSPSDPYVSVFFQGLKLQTSLITDNDNPVWMEDLDFGAVKLWSKPELKVEVWDSDAWPLKDQLLGSCQIPLKVGRNVLLTCAFSSSLVTYSYLLECGPNLGGDVCQEYMPVRG; the protein is encoded by the exons ATGCCCAGATCCAGAgacttcatcctcctcctcttcctcttccttttccctGGGGTCTCCACCTACTGCTACATGAGCACAGCTGAGGAGTGCAGTAAGGTCACAGCCTCTGTGCCTGGGCACCACCTGGTCCGGGAGGGCATTGACATCACCACGCTGAGCGCGACGGGGACCTACCTGGTGGACACCGACCTGCGGGTCAGCCCAAATGGCACCTGCACCCTGTGCCGGAACCCGCTTCaggggcaggtgcagagggctCCCCTGGCCGTGGTGGACTGGAAGGTGAACGTCTTGTGCAACCAGGACATCAGCAGCTCAGTGGAGGAGTCAGCTGTGGGTGCGGCCCGGGTGAAGGCGGCAGATGTGACTAACGACTGGAAGAAAGATCTGGTGCTGCCTGGGGAGCCCCGTCTCCAGGCCGTGCAGGGCACCCAATCCCGGCTCACAAACTACGCCTACgagaaggagcagcaggaccGGCACatgtttgtgctccaggagttgTCATGTGTGTATTACAG CATGAGGGTCCGCCCAGACCCTCCTCTAATGCCTGACTTCTCCTGGGCCGTGAGCCAACTCCCACCTGTCTACGAGTCAACCACCTACCGACAATTCCTGACCAGGTTCGGTACCCACTACATGagccaggcagtgctgggcgGGCGCGTGCGGAAGCTGTCGGCCATCCCCACCTGCCGGGCGGTGCTGGACGGGTTGACAACTACAGAAATCCAGCAGCGCCTGGTCTCACAGTTCCGGCAGGAACTGGGCTTGGCCCAGAGTTTGTCCAGCCCCCATGACTATGAGCAGAGCAGCCAGGACAGCTGGAGCTCCCAGGCTCCATACATGGATGGTAATGCTGAGGTGACAGGGGGCCATGGCCATGGCAACCTGCTCTCTGCCACCAAGCAAGACCCTGCAGCCCTCTCCTCCTGGATGGAGAGCCTCAAAGGCAGCCCCGGCCTGGTCTCCTACTCCTTGGCGCCCATCCACACCTTGCTGGGGTCGGCCAACCCCAGGCGGGAGGCGCTGAGGCAGGCTGTGAAGGAGTACGTGTTGGAGCGAGGGCAGAGGAAGTGTCCTCGGCGCTGCCCACAGGGTGGAAGGGCCGACCCCTTGGATCCCTGCAAATGCCACTGCTCTGGTGACCCCCTCATCAACTCCAAGTGCTGCTCGCTCCAGCGGGGCACGGCGCGGCTGAAGGTTCGTGTCTTGTCAGGTCAAGACCTGAAAGGGGACCTCATGTCTCCCAGTGACCCCTACGTCAGTGTCTTCTTCCAAGGCCTGAAGTTGCAGACAAGCCTCATTACGGACAATGACAACCCCGTGTGGATGGAGGACCTGGACTTCGGGGCAGTGAAGCTGTGGTCGAAGCCTGAACTGAAAGTGGAGGTGTGGGATAGCGATGCGTGGCCTTTGAAAGACCAGCTTCTGGGAAGCTGCCAAATCCCCCTTAAGGTGGGCAGGAATGTCTTGCTAACCTGTGCCTTCTCATCCAGCCTCGTGACGTATTCCTACTTGCTGGAGTGCGGGCCCAACCTGGGCGGTGATGTCTGCCAGGAGTACATGCCAGTCAGAGGCTAA